Proteins from one Bacteroidales bacterium genomic window:
- a CDS encoding serine/threonine-protein phosphatase, translated as MEDKKIPTDRLKISKFKLDSLLDITLSINANLPTEDLLSKYESILRNNLGIGKILIYKRSETWGCLLNGGFPKHYETIDVESKLLGITEIEYVTPALGFDAVDIIVPVYNNNVHLAFVFIGDIEEEGEGMSPVLKHLNFIQTISSIIIVAIENIRLFKESLLQEAFKKELELAARMQQMLIPDDDQMPKNPKVIVNGFYYPHYEVGGDYYDCIKLSETKTGFCIADVSGKGISAAILMSNFQASLRALFTHDINLEVLITKLNSIVAVNAAGEKFITFFVARYDHKTGVLEYINAAHNPPVLYDTVTGNVLHLKASCVGLGMLDEIPVVHKSELVIDNYSKIVCYTDGLSELKGDDGKDIGTGVIIRHISNLNPVAGNVREMIRELGLPHNNPSTFDDVSIIVADLIR; from the coding sequence ATGGAAGATAAAAAGATTCCAACGGACAGGCTTAAGATCTCTAAATTCAAATTAGACTCATTGCTCGATATCACATTATCGATCAATGCGAATTTGCCTACCGAGGACCTTTTATCCAAATACGAATCTATTCTGCGTAATAACCTTGGGATTGGAAAGATCCTTATCTATAAACGATCTGAAACCTGGGGCTGTCTGCTAAATGGCGGGTTCCCGAAACACTATGAGACTATTGATGTCGAATCGAAGTTACTTGGTATAACAGAGATTGAATATGTAACTCCGGCACTTGGCTTTGATGCGGTAGATATAATTGTCCCTGTTTATAATAATAATGTCCACCTCGCTTTCGTATTTATCGGCGACATTGAGGAAGAGGGTGAGGGAATGAGTCCGGTTCTTAAGCATCTTAACTTTATTCAGACAATCTCAAGCATAATAATCGTTGCAATTGAGAATATCAGACTGTTTAAAGAGAGTCTCCTTCAGGAAGCATTTAAGAAGGAGCTCGAGCTTGCTGCAAGGATGCAGCAGATGCTTATACCTGATGACGATCAGATGCCAAAAAATCCAAAGGTAATCGTAAATGGCTTCTATTATCCTCATTATGAAGTTGGCGGCGACTATTACGATTGTATTAAACTCTCCGAGACGAAGACCGGATTTTGTATTGCCGATGTTTCCGGGAAGGGAATATCTGCTGCCATCCTGATGTCAAATTTCCAGGCGAGCTTAAGAGCCCTTTTTACACATGACATAAACCTTGAAGTCCTAATTACAAAGTTAAATTCGATAGTTGCAGTGAATGCTGCCGGAGAGAAGTTTATAACCTTTTTTGTTGCCAGATACGATCATAAGACCGGAGTTCTTGAATATATAAATGCAGCTCATAACCCTCCGGTTCTTTATGATACTGTTACAGGAAATGTACTTCACCTGAAAGCGTCGTGTGTAGGCCTTGGAATGCTCGATGAAATACCTGTTGTACATAAATCTGAGCTGGTCATTGACAATTACTCAAAGATTGTATGTTACACCGACGGGCTATCGGAATTAAAAGGAGACGATGGCAAAGATATCGGAACAGGGGTAATTATCAGACATATATCGAATTTGAATCCTGTTGCAGGCAACGTAAGGGAAATGATCAGAGAGCTTGGATTACCACACAATAATCCATCCACCTTTGATGATGTTTCGATAATTGTTGCAGACCTGATAAGGTAA
- a CDS encoding CvpA family protein yields MNWIDITIVVILILSMVMGFINGLVKEVASLAALILGIWGAIKFSSFTAAKLYDYFDMTGQYVGVIAFIITFAIIVVIIHFIGIVADKIVNAVSLGFVNRILGIVFGLLKSVLIMSVFFVVLNVINDKRSFLPKETIEQSIFFNPISDIAPVIFPIIGEGGFGQSFDRFKKKPEPVTI; encoded by the coding sequence ATGAACTGGATTGATATTACAATAGTCGTTATCCTCATACTATCTATGGTAATGGGATTTATTAACGGACTGGTTAAGGAGGTAGCTTCACTGGCAGCACTGATTCTTGGTATCTGGGGTGCTATTAAGTTCTCAAGCTTTACTGCTGCTAAACTTTACGATTATTTTGATATGACCGGTCAGTATGTGGGGGTTATTGCTTTCATTATTACCTTCGCCATAATAGTTGTGATTATTCATTTTATCGGCATCGTTGCTGATAAAATTGTCAATGCCGTTTCCCTGGGATTTGTCAACCGGATTTTAGGTATTGTATTCGGACTGCTGAAATCGGTTCTTATTATGAGTGTGTTTTTTGTAGTGCTGAATGTCATTAATGATAAAAGATCTTTTCTTCCAAAGGAAACAATTGAACAATCGATATTTTTCAATCCTATATCCGATATTGCTCCTGTTATTTTTCCTATTATAGGAGAGGGAGGATTCGGACAGAGCTTCGACAGGTTTAAAAAGAAACCTGAACCTGTTACTATCTGA
- a CDS encoding tail fiber domain-containing protein encodes MAIGYESKAKGQFSQAMGYQAIARGKYSTSIGFQSAANNDNSFAFGQWAIAKSAESYAFGRGAIAEGFRSFAFGSAGVDSLGKRTGVAYAKGDYAFSIGQGSQALNGGAFAIGIGDTARGWGSTAIGYKTLANGSVSTSIGSETKAIGNSSTAMGYRTIASEWASMATGDRTVASGGSSFAGGNLSRAIGHADFSFGYNNVASGGQSVALGFNTRATNWFSTATGSQTHAGGNASFAGGQDCEATGDASFSFGWNGLSSGGGSVTFGHNAKATNFASFATGSETYSSGACSLAGGKFSQARGNNSVSFGDNTKAIGNQSFAMGNNNESHGNSSVSFGSFTKSKSFGSMVIGQYNDTSGVQPDYWLGTDPAFVIGNGTSNTNRKNAFTVLQNSNVGINMVNPQQKLDIASGNGRVESGYNWLTSSDIRFKKNISTLESSLEKVIRMRGVRYDISADEVSDDLPGENIGFIAQELETVVPEVVVTGSDGYKSVAYDKITAVLTEAIKEQQKQIENYRKENLDLKSELDELKTLVNNLLVKQNLKSDN; translated from the coding sequence ATGGCAATAGGTTACGAATCTAAAGCAAAGGGACAGTTTTCTCAGGCAATGGGCTACCAGGCAATAGCGAGGGGTAAATATTCAACATCAATCGGGTTTCAGTCTGCTGCAAATAATGATAACTCATTCGCATTCGGACAATGGGCAATTGCTAAAAGTGCTGAGAGCTATGCCTTTGGCAGGGGAGCTATTGCAGAGGGTTTCAGAAGTTTTGCCTTTGGAAGTGCAGGGGTTGATTCCTTAGGCAAGAGGACCGGAGTTGCATATGCAAAAGGAGATTATGCATTTTCTATAGGACAGGGTTCACAAGCCCTGAATGGTGGTGCATTTGCTATTGGAATTGGTGATACAGCAAGGGGATGGGGATCAACTGCTATAGGATATAAGACTCTTGCAAATGGAAGTGTTTCAACATCAATCGGATCTGAGACAAAGGCAATTGGTAATTCCTCAACAGCAATGGGATATAGAACAATAGCAAGTGAATGGGCTTCTATGGCAACAGGAGACAGGACAGTTGCTTCAGGTGGAAGTTCATTTGCCGGAGGGAACTTAAGCAGGGCCATTGGTCATGCCGATTTTTCTTTCGGATATAACAACGTTGCCAGCGGTGGACAATCAGTCGCTTTGGGTTTCAACACCCGTGCAACAAACTGGTTTTCAACCGCTACAGGCAGTCAAACTCATGCAGGTGGCAATGCTTCATTTGCGGGAGGTCAGGATTGTGAAGCAACTGGAGATGCCTCCTTCTCGTTTGGATGGAATGGACTCTCCAGTGGTGGCGGTTCAGTAACATTTGGTCATAATGCCAAGGCCACAAATTTTGCTTCTTTTGCGACAGGTAGTGAAACTTATTCTTCAGGTGCTTGCTCTCTTGCAGGAGGAAAATTTTCTCAGGCACGCGGAAACAATTCTGTTTCTTTTGGCGACAACACAAAAGCTATTGGTAATCAGAGCTTTGCTATGGGAAATAATAATGAATCCCATGGAAATTCTTCTGTTTCATTTGGGTCATTTACCAAGTCTAAGTCATTTGGATCCATGGTTATTGGACAGTACAATGATACATCGGGTGTGCAACCTGATTATTGGCTTGGAACTGATCCTGCTTTTGTTATTGGAAACGGCACATCAAACACTAACCGTAAAAACGCTTTTACAGTTTTACAGAACAGCAATGTCGGTATAAACATGGTTAATCCACAGCAGAAGCTCGATATAGCTAGTGGAAATGGCAGGGTTGAATCGGGTTACAACTGGCTTACAAGTTCCGATATTCGGTTCAAAAAGAATATCTCAACCCTTGAATCCTCATTGGAAAAGGTAATCAGAATGAGGGGTGTCCGGTACGATATTAGTGCTGATGAAGTTTCTGATGATCTTCCAGGGGAAAATATCGGATTTATTGCCCAGGAACTTGAAACTGTTGTTCCGGAAGTTGTCGTAACCGGATCTGATGGATACAAATCCGTCGCTTATGATAAAATAACTGCCGTGCTGACTGAAGCCATTAAAGAACAGCAGAAACAGATCGAGAACTACAGGAAGGAAAACCTAGATCTAAAATCAGAACTTGATGAGCTGAAAACACTTGTTAATAATCTTCTGGTGAAGCAGAATCTTAAGAGCGACAATTAG
- a CDS encoding PQQ-binding-like beta-propeller repeat protein yields the protein MIRRSCSILFSIITLLIFLNQNTAAQDKNWTHFRGSNLNAISVSREAPLKWDSTAIKWKTEIHGKGYSSPVVYDNQIWMTTGTPDGKELYAVCADYQTGKILHDIRVVVPDETIGKHSINTYASPSPCIEKGFVYVHYGSLGTACIKTTDGSIVWKRTDLKCKHVQGPGSSPVIYKNLLILHYEGTDVRFVIALDKSTGKQVWRTDRPEEPYKPLPNIGTKAYITPIIINVKGRDLLISNGSAACFAYDPLTGEEVWRVIRGAESTVPMPISENGIVYFYTGFMVDAESSNFTELLAVNPDGKGDITATNVLWRKRDNQTQTQMLTPVIKDGLIYTVNTRNMLMCIDAKTGEEIWSERQRTNFNSSPVYVNGNVWFFSTKGDVIAVKAGRKYEVVAQNLMDSGIWATPAFVRNEVILRTEKYLYRIGK from the coding sequence ATGATAAGAAGATCCTGTAGCATATTATTTTCGATAATTACGCTTCTCATTTTTTTAAATCAGAATACTGCAGCCCAGGATAAGAACTGGACTCATTTCAGGGGAAGTAATCTGAATGCAATATCTGTTTCCAGAGAGGCTCCTCTCAAATGGGATTCAACAGCAATTAAATGGAAGACGGAAATCCACGGAAAAGGATACTCCTCACCTGTTGTATATGATAATCAGATCTGGATGACTACCGGAACCCCCGACGGAAAGGAACTTTACGCTGTTTGTGCTGATTATCAGACCGGGAAGATTCTTCATGATATCAGAGTTGTAGTTCCTGATGAAACTATCGGAAAACACTCAATTAACACTTATGCTAGTCCCTCGCCATGTATAGAAAAGGGATTCGTGTATGTTCATTATGGCAGTCTGGGAACAGCCTGCATAAAGACAACCGACGGTTCAATTGTCTGGAAACGGACTGATCTTAAATGCAAGCATGTTCAGGGTCCGGGATCATCACCTGTAATCTATAAGAATCTGCTTATTTTGCATTACGAAGGGACAGATGTAAGATTTGTTATAGCGCTCGACAAATCAACGGGAAAGCAGGTTTGGCGTACTGATCGTCCGGAAGAGCCCTATAAGCCGTTACCAAACATTGGAACAAAGGCATATATTACACCGATAATCATTAATGTAAAAGGTCGCGATCTTTTAATCTCAAATGGTTCAGCAGCCTGTTTCGCTTACGATCCACTTACCGGAGAGGAAGTCTGGCGCGTTATCAGGGGTGCAGAGTCGACAGTTCCGATGCCCATATCGGAAAATGGCATTGTTTATTTCTATACAGGTTTTATGGTTGATGCAGAGTCTTCAAATTTCACAGAGCTTCTTGCGGTTAACCCTGATGGTAAAGGTGACATCACAGCAACTAATGTTCTCTGGAGAAAGAGAGATAATCAGACCCAGACACAGATGCTGACACCAGTTATAAAAGATGGCTTGATTTATACAGTTAATACCAGAAATATGCTGATGTGCATTGATGCAAAGACAGGGGAGGAGATCTGGTCGGAACGGCAAAGGACCAATTTCAATTCATCGCCGGTATATGTAAACGGGAATGTATGGTTCTTTTCTACAAAGGGGGATGTTATTGCTGTCAAAGCAGGCAGGAAGTATGAGGTTGTTGCACAGAATCTTATGGATTCAGGGATTTGGGCTACACCAGCGTTTGTGAGGAATGAGGTGATATTACGGACAGAGAAATATCTTTATAGAATAGGGAAGTAA